In the Pseudomonadota bacterium genome, one interval contains:
- a CDS encoding methylenetetrahydrofolate reductase C-terminal domain-containing protein produces the protein MITAERKPLSEIKAMIAPYRKILVVGCGTCVAECASGGEKEVGLLSSALRMDAKMEGREIETKEITLDRQCVYEFIEQLSGLVNQYDVILSLGCGAGVQAVAEVFPEAYVVPALNTTFIGETKEAGLWVENCRGCGDCKLGYFAAICPITRCAKGLFNGPCGGSKDGKCEVNPDTPCAWQLIITRLDESGRLNLLQAIHPPADWSKREGKGPRKIEREDQKT, from the coding sequence ATGATAACAGCAGAAAGGAAACCTTTGTCTGAGATCAAAGCAATGATAGCACCATACAGGAAAATTCTTGTAGTTGGCTGCGGGACATGCGTGGCAGAGTGCGCATCTGGTGGGGAGAAGGAGGTTGGGCTTTTATCCTCAGCGCTCCGTATGGATGCAAAGATGGAGGGGCGTGAAATTGAAACAAAAGAGATTACTTTAGACCGCCAGTGTGTCTATGAATTTATCGAACAGCTCAGCGGCCTGGTCAACCAGTACGATGTTATTCTTTCTCTCGGGTGTGGTGCTGGTGTCCAAGCTGTTGCCGAAGTATTTCCCGAAGCATATGTCGTCCCTGCTCTTAATACCACCTTTATCGGAGAAACTAAAGAAGCCGGGCTCTGGGTGGAAAACTGCCGGGGTTGTGGTGATTGTAAACTTGGTTACTTTGCCGCTATTTGCCCTATCACCCGTTGTGCAAAGGGGCTTTTCAACGGGCCCTGTGGTGGCTCAAAGGATGGCAAATGTGAAGTCAACCCTGATACCCCATGTGCCTGGCAGCTTATCATTACGAGGCTCGATGAGTCTGGCCGATTAAACCTTCTGCAAGCGATACATCCTCCCGCAGACTGGTCAAAAAGAGAGGGGAAAGGACCCAGAAAAATAGAAAGGGAGGATCAAAAAACGTGA
- a CDS encoding hydrogenase iron-sulfur subunit: MDQKSAGLNITVFFCQQLDANQDINRRVLEKELGPRIRFFPLPCSGRIEPLHLLSALESGADMVYLVTCPDGVCRYQEGNVRARKRLMYAQKLIEEMGLERERIELVVTTDKDLLTIDELTRGLILREAIVDPSPVRVKKHKGKYMDSYKGVRK, encoded by the coding sequence ATGGATCAGAAAAGTGCAGGCCTTAATATCACGGTTTTTTTCTGTCAGCAGCTTGATGCGAATCAGGATATAAACCGGCGTGTGCTGGAAAAGGAGCTCGGTCCAAGGATTAGGTTTTTCCCATTACCATGCAGCGGCCGCATAGAGCCTCTTCACCTCCTTAGCGCCCTTGAGTCAGGGGCAGATATGGTTTATCTTGTCACCTGTCCTGATGGGGTTTGCCGGTATCAAGAGGGTAATGTCCGTGCCAGGAAGCGCCTTATGTATGCCCAGAAACTGATAGAGGAGATGGGGCTCGAGCGGGAACGTATAGAGCTTGTTGTTACTACCGATAAAGACCTCCTGACAATTGACGAGTTAACCAGAGGGTTGATTTTACGTGAGGCTATAGTGGATCCTTCCCCGGTAAGAGTAAAGAAACATAAAGGTAAGTATATGGATAGCTACAAAGGAGTCAGAAAATGA
- a CDS encoding type 1 glutamine amidotransferase, with protein sequence MKKKVVIIKHVKNEGPGMIENFLKDHGWELQVIDLSHGEKLPDDFDNIAAVIMLGGSMNVYEESTYPFLKDEDNFITRILIEEIPFLGICLGAQLLAKACGAIISGSPQKEIGWYHIKFTENGKRDSLFQGLPQKIPVFQWHEDTFEIPKKGVLLAESVVCKNQAFRVGNNAYGFQFHIEVTEEMVECWMKGEEGKVNIKKILNATKKFKEVFEKQAYQLFLNFEGRIISSLRIKNVMRLFVEEGKKSKKKKTMLWWNIKEHTFALVEGV encoded by the coding sequence ATGAAAAAAAAGGTTGTGATAATTAAGCACGTTAAAAATGAAGGTCCCGGCATGATCGAGAATTTTTTGAAAGATCATGGGTGGGAACTTCAGGTGATTGATTTGTCCCATGGAGAAAAACTACCCGATGATTTTGATAATATAGCTGCTGTAATCATGCTTGGCGGTTCTATGAATGTTTATGAAGAAAGTACATACCCTTTCTTAAAGGATGAGGATAATTTCATAACAAGGATACTGATAGAAGAGATCCCTTTCCTGGGTATCTGTCTTGGCGCTCAGCTCCTTGCTAAGGCCTGCGGTGCTATAATAAGTGGATCACCTCAGAAGGAGATAGGCTGGTACCACATAAAATTCACAGAAAATGGAAAAAGAGACTCATTATTTCAAGGATTACCCCAAAAAATTCCAGTTTTTCAATGGCATGAGGATACTTTCGAGATACCCAAGAAGGGTGTACTTTTAGCCGAGTCTGTAGTTTGCAAAAATCAGGCATTTAGAGTAGGCAATAATGCCTATGGTTTCCAATTCCACATTGAGGTAACAGAGGAAATGGTAGAGTGCTGGATGAAAGGCGAGGAAGGGAAGGTCAATATCAAGAAAATTCTTAACGCTACCAAGAAATTCAAAGAGGTTTTTGAAAAACAGGCTTATCAACTTTTTCTCAATTTTGAGGGACGTATAATATCCTCACTCCGTATAAAGAACGTTATGAGATTATTTGTAGAAGAGGGGAAGAAGTCTAAAAAGAAGAAGACCATGCTATGGTGGAACATTAAGGAACATACATTTGCGTTAGTAGAAGGAGTGTAA